A region from the Oceanidesulfovibrio marinus genome encodes:
- a CDS encoding dynamin family protein, whose protein sequence is MQPKIMEERYGRFKESALILFSTLHELAAEVGEVNAKEAARDLVTSINEPFLFVVVGEVKAGKSSFINALLQDDVCAVAPDPCTDAIQKIVYSDEPYERSISQALREIGRPAAILRDIAIVDTPGTNTLLAHHQEVTEGFIPRADLVIFVFPAINPYTKTAWEFFNFVHRDWHKKIVFVLQQSDRATERELEINTRRVQELAAERGVDSPRIFAVSAQESRDNPEAGGMDAIWRTIRETVTGGRHYLLKMRSLLDTANHAHELLGAELARQREALEQDRKEQALVLEYLALGEKGSLADLDAIVDKSLAAYDREAAESIGEFEEGLGLGSLIANSFKAITGRKNSLQRWLEDINRRFEERFGKEMEIITNRAANDLASGMGTVVDGLLGQLERSAHRVPSGVKSHDVTASRLAVVRQVTDNVFRLREKPAATRALSPDELRKLGDRTVVGGFITAVGAIVAGSAHAVVFDVTGGLVTTAGAIIALNAIAFKRRGAIRAFRESFEKGRGRLEEELRERLTAEVETVYQDLERAFEPLFAHVAGQEERLAELNDRHEDIGKNLSGELTRLNDLEQTTGAERADAS, encoded by the coding sequence ATGCAGCCGAAAATCATGGAGGAACGCTACGGCCGGTTCAAGGAATCGGCGCTCATCCTCTTTTCCACGCTCCACGAGCTGGCCGCCGAGGTCGGCGAGGTCAACGCCAAGGAAGCGGCGCGCGACCTGGTCACCTCCATCAACGAACCATTCCTCTTCGTCGTGGTGGGCGAGGTCAAGGCGGGCAAATCCAGCTTTATCAACGCCCTGTTGCAGGACGATGTCTGCGCCGTGGCGCCGGACCCATGCACCGACGCCATCCAGAAGATCGTCTACAGTGACGAGCCATACGAGCGGAGCATCTCCCAGGCCCTGCGCGAGATCGGCCGGCCGGCTGCCATCCTGCGCGACATCGCCATTGTGGACACGCCCGGCACCAACACCCTGCTCGCCCATCACCAGGAGGTCACGGAAGGATTCATCCCCCGCGCCGACCTGGTGATCTTCGTCTTTCCGGCCATCAACCCCTACACCAAGACGGCGTGGGAGTTCTTCAACTTCGTGCACCGCGACTGGCACAAGAAGATCGTGTTCGTGCTCCAGCAGTCGGACCGCGCCACGGAGCGCGAGCTGGAGATCAACACCAGGCGCGTGCAGGAGCTGGCTGCCGAGCGCGGGGTGGACTCGCCGCGCATCTTTGCCGTGTCGGCGCAGGAATCGCGCGACAACCCCGAGGCCGGCGGCATGGATGCGATCTGGCGGACCATCCGCGAGACCGTCACCGGCGGCCGCCACTATCTGTTGAAGATGCGTTCCCTGCTGGACACGGCCAACCACGCGCACGAGCTGCTGGGGGCGGAGCTTGCCCGCCAGCGCGAGGCGCTGGAGCAGGACCGCAAGGAGCAGGCCCTGGTGCTGGAGTATCTGGCCCTGGGCGAGAAAGGCTCCCTGGCGGACCTGGACGCCATCGTGGACAAGAGCCTGGCCGCGTACGACCGCGAGGCGGCCGAGTCCATTGGCGAGTTCGAGGAAGGGCTCGGCCTGGGCAGCCTGATCGCCAACTCCTTCAAGGCCATCACCGGCCGCAAGAACAGCCTGCAACGCTGGCTGGAGGACATCAACCGCCGCTTCGAGGAACGCTTCGGCAAGGAGATGGAGATCATCACCAACCGCGCGGCCAACGACCTGGCCTCGGGCATGGGCACGGTGGTGGACGGCCTCCTGGGCCAGCTGGAACGCTCGGCCCACCGCGTGCCGTCCGGGGTGAAGTCCCATGACGTGACCGCCAGCCGGCTGGCCGTGGTGCGCCAGGTGACGGACAACGTCTTCCGGCTGCGGGAAAAGCCGGCGGCCACCAGGGCGCTCTCCCCGGACGAGCTGCGCAAGCTGGGCGACCGCACTGTGGTGGGCGGCTTCATCACCGCTGTGGGCGCCATCGTGGCCGGCTCGGCCCACGCCGTGGTCTTCGACGTGACCGGCGGACTGGTGACCACGGCCGGCGCGATCATCGCCCTCAACGCCATCGCCTTCAAACGCCGCGGCGCGATCCGCGCCTTCCGGGAGTCCTTTGAAAAAGGCCGGGGGCGTCTGGAGGAGGAGCTGCGCGAACGCCTGACCGCCGAAGTGGAGACGGTCTACCAGGACCTCGAACGTGCCTTCGAGCCGCTCTTTGCCCACGTGGCCGGGCAGGAGGAACGCCTCGCAGAGCTGAACGACCGCCACGAGGACATCGGCAAGAACCTCTCCGGCGAGCTCACCCGACTGAACGACCTGGAGCAGACAACCGGAGCGGAGCGGGCGGACGCATCCTGA
- a CDS encoding nitroreductase family protein codes for MSNFTDLHSLVAHARTVRRFRESAPVSMQILEDLVSIARLTPSAGNFQPLKYVLSNDPLTNARIFDCLGWAAYLKDWPGPAEGERPAAYVVVLGDAEIAKKVEWDHGIAALALQLGAAEQGLGACILASVQRKKLATVLALPEHLSILLVVALGEPAEDVVVEGLAADRSIKYYRDGEGVHHVPKRPLDELVYARYQPTEHR; via the coding sequence ATGAGCAACTTCACAGATTTGCACAGCTTGGTGGCGCACGCCCGCACGGTGCGCCGGTTCCGCGAGTCCGCCCCGGTCTCCATGCAGATTCTGGAGGACCTCGTGTCCATCGCCCGGCTCACGCCCTCTGCCGGTAACTTCCAGCCGCTCAAGTACGTGCTGTCCAACGATCCGCTGACCAATGCGCGGATCTTCGACTGCCTGGGCTGGGCCGCCTATCTGAAGGATTGGCCCGGACCGGCCGAAGGCGAGCGCCCGGCCGCGTACGTCGTTGTTCTGGGCGATGCGGAGATTGCCAAAAAGGTGGAGTGGGACCACGGCATCGCCGCCCTGGCCCTGCAGCTGGGCGCGGCCGAGCAGGGGCTCGGCGCATGTATCCTGGCGTCGGTGCAGCGCAAAAAGCTCGCCACGGTCCTGGCCCTGCCGGAACATCTCTCCATCCTTCTGGTCGTCGCCCTGGGTGAGCCGGCCGAGGACGTCGTTGTCGAGGGCCTTGCCGCGGATCGCTCCATCAAGTACTACCGCGACGGCGAGGGCGTGCACCACGTGCCGAAACGTCCCCTCGACGAGCTCGTATACGCGCGCTACCAACCCACTGAACACCGCTAG
- a CDS encoding N-acetylmuramoyl-L-alanine amidase: protein MTPISRRSFLIAGMFGLAGVLAPGPGVLSSLAAGGQDPVALGIEGQNLLAAGEPQQAMAVLGRALSMVPDDPWLTSLLGRAYLAAGDHVKAGEALHAAASCAPEDEYGKLVRSWLDETQPREETAAQEAEGSAIPEESSEPKAADTDMTPLEREAQKEKAALSDTRTSAMRVVLDPGHGGFDPGAVGPNGLQEKDVVLDVARRTARAIEAEAPGTRVFLTRSDDYYLPLSARTALANRYAADIFISCHANASRTRSAHGVETYHCASRASSREAARVAAMENAALALDEAQKSADRKADWRPVCAVDVESILARWQSAHHWEEGARASVVMQDVLSRNLDMRDRGVHAANFFVLRNARMPAVLLETGFVSNPAEESRLSRPETRDQVAAAVAHGVAALARNGREGAA from the coding sequence ATGACGCCTATCTCCAGGAGATCATTCCTTATCGCCGGGATGTTCGGCCTTGCCGGCGTGCTCGCGCCAGGGCCGGGAGTCCTGTCGAGTCTTGCCGCCGGAGGGCAGGACCCTGTCGCGCTCGGCATCGAGGGGCAAAATCTGCTGGCCGCCGGAGAGCCGCAGCAGGCCATGGCCGTGCTTGGCCGGGCCCTGTCCATGGTGCCGGACGATCCCTGGCTCACCAGCTTGCTTGGCCGCGCCTATCTGGCGGCCGGCGATCACGTGAAGGCCGGCGAGGCCCTGCACGCCGCGGCCTCCTGCGCGCCGGAGGACGAGTACGGCAAGCTCGTGCGCTCCTGGCTGGATGAGACGCAGCCTCGGGAAGAAACAGCAGCACAGGAAGCGGAAGGGTCCGCCATACCAGAAGAATCATCCGAGCCCAAAGCGGCCGACACGGACATGACGCCGCTGGAGCGCGAGGCGCAGAAGGAGAAGGCCGCGCTGAGCGATACGCGGACCAGCGCCATGCGCGTGGTGCTGGACCCCGGCCACGGCGGGTTCGATCCCGGCGCCGTGGGGCCGAACGGCCTGCAGGAAAAGGACGTGGTGCTGGACGTGGCGCGGCGCACAGCGCGGGCCATCGAGGCCGAAGCGCCCGGAACGCGCGTCTTCCTCACGCGCAGCGACGACTATTACCTGCCCTTGTCGGCGCGCACGGCCCTGGCCAATCGCTACGCCGCGGACATCTTCATCTCCTGCCACGCCAACGCCAGCCGTACGCGCTCGGCCCACGGCGTGGAGACGTACCACTGTGCATCCCGCGCCAGCAGCCGTGAGGCGGCGCGCGTGGCCGCCATGGAGAACGCGGCCCTGGCCCTGGACGAGGCGCAGAAGAGTGCGGACAGGAAGGCGGATTGGCGACCGGTCTGCGCCGTGGACGTGGAGAGCATTCTCGCGCGCTGGCAGAGCGCGCATCATTGGGAGGAGGGTGCCCGCGCAAGCGTGGTGATGCAGGACGTGTTGTCCAGAAATTTAGACATGCGCGACCGTGGCGTGCACGCGGCCAACTTCTTTGTGCTGCGCAATGCGCGGATGCCGGCCGTGCTGCTGGAGACCGGCTTCGTCTCCAACCCGGCCGAGGAGAGCCGGCTCTCCAGGCCGGAAACGCGCGACCAGGTGGCTGCGGCAGTGGCCCATGGCGTGGCGGCCCTGGCCAGGAACGGCAGGGAGGGCGCGGCATGA
- a CDS encoding SixA phosphatase family protein → MLTNAPKEEAMLIYLMQHGTAFPKEVNPEQPLSPVGAEQVESSARAMRALGCKPELIIASPKLRSRQTAVRVAAAMGIAENEIMVSEAVKATANSYVTLEFLAGLPHAESVFIAGHLPNLERLAALLIAPDAKANVTFQNGGLTCIDAARLENGQGTLLFHITPKQLRAIAGA, encoded by the coding sequence ATGCTCACCAATGCTCCCAAGGAGGAAGCAATGCTCATCTACCTCATGCAGCACGGCACGGCGTTTCCCAAGGAGGTCAACCCGGAACAGCCGCTCAGCCCGGTGGGCGCCGAGCAGGTCGAGTCCTCGGCCAGAGCCATGCGAGCCCTGGGCTGCAAGCCCGAGCTGATCATCGCCAGCCCCAAGCTGCGCTCCCGGCAGACGGCCGTGCGTGTGGCCGCCGCCATGGGTATTGCGGAAAACGAGATTATGGTCAGCGAGGCGGTGAAGGCCACGGCCAACAGCTATGTGACCCTGGAGTTCCTCGCCGGATTGCCGCACGCGGAGTCGGTCTTCATCGCCGGCCACCTGCCCAATCTGGAACGGCTCGCCGCGCTCCTCATTGCGCCGGACGCCAAGGCGAACGTGACCTTCCAGAACGGTGGGTTGACCTGCATCGACGCAGCCCGCCTGGAGAACGGTCAGGGCACGCTCCTCTTTCATATCACGCCCAAACAGTTGCGCGCAATTGCAGGCGCCTGA
- the gpmI gene encoding 2,3-bisphosphoglycerate-independent phosphoglycerate mutase, whose product MPADGPRPTLLLILDGWGEAPDTQGNACTRADTPALDRLLAQWPSTSLTCSGRAVGLPDGFMGNSEVGHMNIGAGRVIMQDMLRIDVAIEENTLAERQALADIIAKTKESGGTLHLMGLLSDGGVHSHLRHLEALLELCADAHVDVVVHTWMDGRDTPPRSGAGYMEQLQGIFERLGVGRVGVISGRYYAMDRDKRWDRVALAYKALTQGQGEAVQNPVQAVKDAYAAGETDEFIKPRIMVDADGTPQGIVKDGDGVFFFNFRADRARELSLAFNDPDFTGFERGVVPSLVGYATMTEYSAELAGLGVPAAFPPESYNEVMGEIVSGMGLKQLRIAETEKYAHVTYFFNCGREEPFAGEDRILVPSPRDVDTYDQKPEMSCAEVTTKCVDAWNSGQYSLVVCNLANLDMVGHTGIIPAAIQACEAVDGCVDTLLKAVIDSGGQAIVTADHGNAEEMLDIHGEVQTAHSTNTVPCVLVSPGLDGVTLREGKLGDIAPTILDLWGADKPQPMTGETLLVKGTTI is encoded by the coding sequence ATGCCCGCCGACGGTCCCCGCCCAACTCTGCTCCTCATACTCGACGGCTGGGGCGAGGCCCCGGACACCCAAGGCAATGCCTGCACCCGCGCCGACACACCGGCGCTGGATCGCCTGCTGGCCCAGTGGCCCTCCACCTCGCTCACGTGCTCCGGCCGCGCTGTGGGCCTGCCGGACGGCTTCATGGGCAACTCCGAGGTCGGCCACATGAACATCGGCGCCGGCCGCGTGATCATGCAGGACATGCTCCGCATCGACGTGGCCATCGAGGAAAACACCCTGGCAGAGCGCCAGGCCCTGGCCGATATCATCGCCAAAACAAAAGAATCCGGCGGCACGCTCCACCTCATGGGCCTGCTCTCCGACGGCGGCGTGCACAGCCACCTCCGCCATCTGGAAGCCCTGCTGGAGCTCTGCGCCGACGCGCACGTGGACGTGGTGGTGCACACCTGGATGGACGGCCGCGACACGCCGCCCAGGTCCGGCGCCGGCTATATGGAGCAGCTCCAGGGAATTTTCGAACGCCTGGGCGTTGGCCGCGTGGGCGTTATCTCCGGCCGCTACTACGCCATGGACCGCGACAAACGCTGGGACCGCGTGGCCCTGGCCTACAAGGCGCTGACGCAAGGGCAGGGCGAAGCTGTTCAGAATCCTGTACAAGCGGTCAAAGACGCCTACGCCGCCGGCGAGACCGACGAGTTCATCAAGCCGCGCATCATGGTGGACGCTGACGGCACTCCGCAAGGCATCGTCAAGGACGGCGACGGTGTGTTCTTCTTCAACTTCCGCGCCGACCGCGCCCGCGAGCTCTCCCTGGCCTTCAACGATCCGGACTTCACAGGTTTCGAGCGCGGCGTCGTCCCGAGCCTCGTCGGCTACGCCACCATGACCGAGTACTCGGCCGAGCTTGCCGGCCTGGGCGTACCGGCCGCCTTTCCGCCGGAGTCCTACAACGAAGTCATGGGCGAGATCGTTTCCGGCATGGGCCTCAAGCAGCTGCGCATCGCCGAGACCGAGAAATACGCCCACGTCACCTACTTTTTCAACTGCGGCCGCGAAGAGCCCTTCGCGGGCGAGGACCGCATCCTGGTGCCGTCGCCGCGCGACGTGGACACCTACGACCAGAAGCCCGAGATGAGCTGCGCCGAGGTTACCACCAAGTGCGTGGATGCCTGGAACAGCGGGCAGTACAGCCTCGTGGTCTGCAACCTGGCCAACCTCGATATGGTGGGCCACACCGGCATTATCCCGGCGGCCATCCAGGCGTGCGAGGCCGTAGACGGCTGCGTGGACACGCTCCTCAAGGCCGTCATCGACTCCGGCGGCCAGGCCATCGTCACCGCCGACCACGGCAATGCCGAGGAAATGCTCGACATCCACGGCGAGGTGCAGACCGCGCACTCCACCAACACCGTGCCGTGCGTGCTCGTGTCGCCCGGCCTCGACGGCGTGACGCTGCGCGAGGGCAAGCTGGGCGACATCGCGCCGACCATCCTCGACCTCTGGGGCGCGGACAAGCCCCAACCAATGACAGGAGAAACCCTCCTCGTGAAGGGTACAACCATATGA
- a CDS encoding twin-arginine translocase TatA/TatE family subunit: protein MIGGFGIWELLVILLIVLVIFGANKLPEIGGGMGKAIRNFKKATTEPEEIDVTPSDKKEKEVDAEKKDNSSSE from the coding sequence ATGATCGGTGGATTTGGTATTTGGGAGTTGCTCGTCATCCTGCTCATCGTGCTCGTCATCTTTGGCGCCAACAAGCTGCCGGAGATCGGCGGCGGCATGGGCAAGGCCATCCGCAACTTCAAGAAAGCGACCACGGAACCGGAGGAAATCGACGTAACCCCTTCCGACAAAAAGGAAAAGGAAGTGGACGCCGAGAAAAAGGATAATTCATCCTCCGAGTAG
- the rsfS gene encoding ribosome silencing factor: MALILPDKKFSQIPTAEKVRLVAAKLHEKQGREIVALDLSRQPTPTEAAVLVTGTSARHAKALADAVLDMCREQNIEYLGMEGYKGGLWILMDLNDILVHIFQGEGRSLFNLEGLWAGAGRLDTGVAAEEVPASDDDFEDEEE, translated from the coding sequence ATGGCTTTGATTCTACCCGACAAAAAGTTTTCCCAGATTCCCACGGCAGAGAAGGTCCGCCTGGTGGCGGCCAAGCTGCACGAGAAACAGGGTCGCGAGATCGTGGCGCTGGATCTCTCCCGCCAGCCCACACCCACCGAAGCCGCCGTGCTGGTGACCGGCACCTCCGCACGCCACGCCAAGGCCCTGGCCGACGCCGTGCTGGACATGTGCCGCGAGCAGAATATCGAGTACCTCGGCATGGAAGGGTACAAGGGTGGGTTGTGGATCCTCATGGATCTCAACGACATCCTTGTCCATATCTTCCAGGGTGAGGGACGCTCCCTCTTCAACCTCGAAGGTTTGTGGGCCGGCGCCGGACGCCTGGATACGGGCGTTGCCGCCGAGGAGGTGCCCGCATCGGATGACGACTTCGAGGACGAGGAGGAGTGA
- a CDS encoding S-layer homology domain-containing protein, which produces MMKFARLLICLILAAFVLAGCGKQPRKPQAMLDTPQHHVEVGLAKLDKGAPHQAQASFDTALELDPEYGPALAGKGIALAAIGDWDSARDYVDDGLGEAEGDGQELFANVAAIRAATWAARNGELSGEDLLDDSEDAWNEGMELVEDNRELDPAALNYYRGEACLQALNLDCSEAMFSRVISATPANPQYAERAEARWRAVQMIRRAALKTSVGVRIALTEQITRADMAALLVEELDIGRFYEKTAPAGSEYMDARTADPTATLEITDIANHPLRADIEAVTSYGVRGLQPFHGGLFKPDVPLSKAEGAMILEDIIVRASGDDSLATRYIGRESPFVDVRPDQPYFNAVMLVTTRGLLATNARQGRFDPLAPLSGAEAALAVSALKTELNAW; this is translated from the coding sequence ATGATGAAGTTCGCGCGGTTGTTGATATGTCTGATACTGGCGGCGTTTGTTCTGGCCGGATGCGGCAAGCAGCCCAGAAAGCCGCAGGCCATGCTGGATACGCCGCAGCACCATGTGGAAGTGGGGCTGGCCAAGCTGGACAAGGGCGCGCCACACCAGGCCCAGGCGTCTTTTGATACGGCCCTGGAGCTCGACCCCGAGTACGGGCCGGCCCTGGCCGGCAAGGGCATCGCCCTGGCCGCCATTGGCGACTGGGACTCCGCCCGGGACTATGTGGATGATGGTCTGGGCGAGGCCGAGGGCGACGGCCAGGAGCTTTTCGCGAACGTTGCTGCGATTCGTGCTGCTACGTGGGCCGCGCGCAACGGCGAACTCTCCGGCGAGGATCTACTGGATGACTCCGAGGACGCCTGGAACGAGGGCATGGAGCTGGTGGAAGACAACCGCGAGCTGGACCCGGCCGCCCTGAACTACTACCGCGGCGAGGCGTGCTTGCAGGCGTTGAACCTGGACTGCTCCGAAGCCATGTTCTCGCGGGTCATTTCCGCCACGCCGGCCAACCCGCAGTATGCGGAGCGGGCCGAGGCGCGCTGGCGTGCCGTGCAGATGATCCGCCGCGCCGCGCTGAAGACGAGCGTGGGAGTGCGCATCGCCCTGACCGAGCAGATCACCCGCGCCGACATGGCCGCGCTGCTGGTGGAGGAGCTGGACATCGGCCGGTTTTACGAGAAGACGGCCCCGGCCGGCAGCGAGTACATGGACGCCCGCACCGCCGATCCGACCGCCACGCTGGAGATCACCGATATCGCCAACCATCCTTTGCGCGCGGATATCGAGGCCGTGACGAGCTACGGTGTGCGCGGGCTGCAGCCGTTCCACGGCGGCTTGTTCAAACCGGATGTCCCTCTTTCCAAAGCAGAAGGGGCTATGATACTGGAGGATATCATCGTGCGGGCATCGGGCGACGACTCTTTGGCGACCCGATACATCGGCCGGGAGAGCCCATTTGTGGACGTCCGCCCGGACCAGCCGTATTTTAACGCGGTGATGCTTGTGACCACCAGGGGCCTGCTCGCCACAAACGCCAGGCAGGGCCGCTTCGATCCCCTGGCCCCCCTTTCCGGGGCGGAAGCTGCGCTCGCCGTGAGCGCGCTGAAGACGGAACTCAACGCTTGGTGA
- the lepB gene encoding signal peptidase I codes for MMPMDSNKPRKWWLAGLLSLLVPGVGQVYNGQLVKGIVLFVLSRVLTPIAFILLNNHFTFVLMASVLAVGAAYRFGVVIDAIAVASRYRFGYVLKKYNSAVLYVVFLLGGFSVGALGSHLTHLYIAQAYTIPSGSNIPTLNIGDCILVDMTSRHPRAGDFIAFKNPKNSAQDLVKRVVAVGGDTVEIRDKVLWRNGEPVEESYVIHTDKRRLAGPRDNFGPVTVPADQYFVLGDNRDESHDSRFLGFVDQPAVRGTVTFIYWSEDPASDEVCWDRIGTRVR; via the coding sequence ATGATGCCCATGGACAGCAACAAACCACGAAAATGGTGGCTTGCGGGGTTGCTCAGCCTGTTGGTGCCTGGAGTAGGGCAAGTATACAATGGACAGTTGGTCAAAGGCATAGTTCTTTTTGTTCTGTCTCGTGTCCTAACTCCAATTGCATTCATTCTGCTCAATAACCATTTCACATTTGTGCTGATGGCGTCAGTGCTCGCTGTTGGTGCTGCGTATCGTTTTGGAGTGGTTATTGATGCTATTGCCGTGGCGTCTCGTTACAGGTTCGGCTATGTACTGAAGAAGTATAACAGCGCAGTGCTCTATGTGGTCTTCCTGCTGGGTGGATTTTCTGTCGGCGCTCTCGGCTCTCATTTGACCCATCTCTACATTGCCCAAGCGTATACAATACCTTCTGGAAGCAATATACCGACACTGAACATCGGCGACTGCATTCTGGTTGATATGACCTCGCGGCATCCTCGGGCCGGCGACTTTATTGCTTTTAAGAATCCGAAGAATTCGGCACAAGACCTGGTGAAACGCGTCGTGGCTGTGGGCGGCGATACCGTAGAGATCCGCGACAAGGTTCTGTGGCGTAATGGCGAGCCGGTCGAGGAGTCGTATGTGATCCATACGGATAAAAGGAGGCTGGCCGGGCCGCGTGACAACTTCGGGCCTGTCACCGTGCCGGCTGATCAGTACTTCGTGTTGGGCGATAACAGGGACGAGAGCCACGACAGTCGATTCTTGGGGTTTGTCGATCAGCCGGCCGTCAGGGGCACGGTCACGTTCATCTACTGGTCGGAGGACCCGGCCAGCGACGAGGTGTGTTGGGACAGAATCGGGACGCGCGTGCGCTAA
- a CDS encoding tetratricopeptide repeat protein has product MIRRRPYLIFIALAASFVLLAPAPAFAADNVADRLVEAAGLHEAGKLDEAAGIFACVLDDAPDSSYAACQLGLIRLKQNRRQSAARLFEKVLEHDPSNGFALVWSGVLHLDAGEDDAAHDCFVRALEAEPGDANAHYFLGVMAAATGDRAEALSHFRAAQAAGEHVDDPEIHFRLGRAFMAEDMAASARLEFERCLAIAPGHLDALDALGWLYLNEGYVEEAIETWHRGLDVSPRDAQLRANLATVFCRQALELQESGEAGRAILYWRKAQRFEPNNRAAAFYLRRLKRQQASLGR; this is encoded by the coding sequence ATGATCCGGCGGCGTCCATACCTTATTTTCATAGCCCTCGCGGCGAGCTTCGTCTTGCTCGCGCCGGCTCCGGCCTTCGCTGCGGACAATGTGGCGGATCGTCTGGTGGAGGCCGCCGGACTGCACGAGGCCGGCAAGCTGGACGAAGCGGCCGGGATCTTCGCCTGCGTCCTGGATGACGCGCCGGACAGCAGCTACGCCGCCTGCCAGCTTGGGCTCATCCGCCTCAAGCAGAACCGCCGGCAGTCTGCGGCGCGGCTGTTCGAAAAAGTCCTTGAGCACGATCCATCCAACGGGTTCGCCCTGGTCTGGAGCGGCGTGCTGCACCTGGACGCCGGAGAGGATGACGCCGCGCACGACTGTTTTGTCCGTGCTCTGGAGGCCGAGCCCGGCGACGCCAATGCACACTATTTTTTGGGAGTGATGGCCGCCGCCACAGGCGATCGTGCCGAGGCGCTTTCGCATTTCCGCGCCGCGCAGGCCGCCGGCGAGCATGTGGACGATCCGGAAATCCATTTCCGCCTTGGCCGGGCCTTTATGGCCGAGGACATGGCAGCCAGCGCGCGGTTGGAGTTCGAGCGTTGCCTGGCCATCGCGCCTGGTCATCTGGACGCTCTGGACGCGCTGGGCTGGCTCTACCTCAACGAAGGCTATGTGGAAGAGGCCATCGAGACGTGGCACCGCGGGCTGGACGTGAGCCCGCGCGACGCGCAGCTGCGCGCCAACCTGGCCACGGTGTTCTGCCGCCAGGCCCTGGAGCTGCAGGAATCCGGGGAGGCTGGCCGCGCTATACTCTACTGGCGCAAGGCCCAGCGGTTCGAGCCGAACAACCGCGCCGCAGCGTTCTACCTGCGCCGGCTGAAACGGCAGCAGGCGTCGCTGGGTCGTTGA
- a CDS encoding DUF429 domain-containing protein yields the protein MLLVGIDCAADPRNVGVSFGTLAGNGVRVTGVFSGQSRETIVDRVGQAIRTSAGPCLLCLDAPLGWPQALGVELAAHTAGGPLASPADQLFARETDRFVRQVLGKRPLEVGANFIARTARAALGLLESLREATNQPIPLGWEPLGEHDGCAALETYPAAVLTCRGLLQPGYKKDRAKREQVLDGLADELHIPDTLRDTALTTEHALDSTLCLVAGMDFQRGLTLAPPEELMEAAKKEGWIWIRPNSI from the coding sequence GTGCTGCTCGTCGGCATCGACTGCGCCGCCGACCCGCGCAATGTGGGCGTTTCTTTTGGAACCCTTGCCGGAAACGGCGTGCGGGTGACCGGGGTTTTTTCGGGCCAGAGCCGGGAAACCATTGTTGACCGCGTCGGTCAGGCCATACGCACCAGCGCCGGCCCCTGTCTGCTCTGCCTGGACGCGCCGCTGGGCTGGCCGCAGGCGCTTGGGGTGGAGCTCGCCGCCCATACCGCCGGCGGACCGCTGGCATCCCCGGCCGATCAGCTCTTTGCGCGGGAAACGGACCGCTTCGTCCGGCAGGTGCTTGGCAAACGGCCGCTGGAGGTAGGCGCGAACTTCATCGCCCGCACGGCGCGCGCCGCTCTGGGTCTGCTGGAGTCCCTGCGCGAAGCCACCAATCAGCCCATCCCCCTGGGTTGGGAGCCGCTCGGCGAGCATGATGGCTGCGCCGCCCTGGAGACTTACCCGGCCGCCGTGCTTACCTGTCGCGGCCTGCTCCAACCCGGTTACAAGAAGGACCGCGCCAAACGCGAGCAGGTGCTGGACGGCCTGGCCGACGAGCTTCACATCCCCGACACCTTACGCGACACAGCCCTGACTACCGAGCACGCCCTGGACTCGACGCTCTGCCTCGTGGCCGGCATGGATTTTCAGCGTGGCCTGACATTGGCGCCGCCTGAGGAACTGATGGAGGCGGCGAAGAAGGAGGGCTGGATTTGGATCAGGCCAAACAGCATATGA